From a single Salinirussus salinus genomic region:
- a CDS encoding ABC transporter ATP-binding protein has protein sequence MATIELSGLTKTYGDVTALSGVDLSVPEGEIFGFLGPNGAGKSTAIGILLDFVRPTAGEARVFGMDAQAQSLAIRERTGVLPEGYHVYDRLSGREHVEFAVESKAASEDPDGLLERVGLADAADRAAGGYSKGMKQRLALAMALVGDPDLLVLDEPSTGLDPAGAREIRELIREESAAGTTVFFSSHILSQVEAVCDRVGILRAGELVAVDTIEGLREAAGTRATLTVTVAALADGAVEAVRETPGVASVSVDGSRLVVDVEDDAKTAVLSALEDAGADVEDFETAESSLEELFLSYTGDGEREATGTAVGRDGEGGRR, from the coding sequence ATGGCGACGATCGAACTCAGCGGTCTGACCAAGACCTACGGCGACGTGACCGCGCTGTCCGGTGTCGACCTGTCGGTTCCGGAGGGAGAGATCTTCGGCTTTCTCGGGCCCAACGGCGCCGGCAAGTCCACGGCGATCGGCATCCTGCTTGATTTCGTCCGGCCGACCGCCGGCGAGGCCCGCGTGTTCGGCATGGACGCCCAGGCCCAGTCGCTGGCGATCCGCGAACGCACGGGCGTGCTCCCCGAGGGGTACCACGTCTACGACCGCCTCTCGGGGCGCGAACACGTCGAGTTCGCCGTCGAATCGAAGGCTGCCAGCGAGGACCCCGACGGCCTCCTCGAGCGGGTCGGCCTCGCCGACGCCGCCGACCGCGCTGCCGGGGGCTACTCCAAGGGGATGAAACAGCGCCTCGCGCTCGCGATGGCGCTGGTCGGGGACCCCGACCTGCTCGTGCTCGACGAGCCCTCGACGGGGCTGGACCCGGCGGGCGCCCGCGAGATCCGCGAGCTCATCCGCGAGGAGAGCGCCGCCGGGACGACGGTCTTTTTCTCCAGTCACATCCTCAGCCAGGTCGAGGCAGTCTGTGACCGGGTGGGCATCCTCCGGGCCGGCGAGCTCGTCGCCGTCGACACCATCGAGGGGCTGCGCGAGGCCGCCGGGACGCGGGCGACGCTGACGGTCACCGTCGCGGCGCTGGCCGACGGGGCCGTCGAGGCGGTCCGCGAGACGCCCGGCGTCGCCTCGGTGTCCGTCGACGGCTCCCGGCTGGTCGTCGACGTCGAGGACGACGCCAAGACGGCCGTCCTCTCGGCGCTGGAGGATGCGGGCGCCGACGTCGAGGACTTCGAGACCGCCGAGTCCTCCCTGGAGGAGCTGTTCCTGTCCTACACCGGCGACGGCGAGCGGGAGGCGACGGGGACAGCGGTCGGGCGCGACGGGGAAGGAGGGAGGCGATGA
- a CDS encoding ABC transporter permease subunit, whose amino-acid sequence MSWTVVARKDFRDALRSRAFWGVSVLFLLLVVSLSVAYAQVDEVSGGDPSALGLVFFVATAIGVFVSIAAILTCYKSVAGERESGSMKLLLALPHTRRDVVLGKVAGRTGVLAVPIVAALLVGAGLGTALLGEVAPLATVLFGLVGLLFALTYAALVVGISATTGSTGRAAALAIGFFLVFELLWDTVVIALVFVANGFVFPSGPGALPEWTYPLVQLPPSNAFVTSLSAVIPDAPGAAAGPGPGAGQVEAFFGTPWLGLAVLLFWVVVPLALGYRRFARADL is encoded by the coding sequence ATGAGCTGGACTGTCGTCGCCCGGAAGGACTTCCGGGACGCGCTGCGCTCGCGGGCCTTCTGGGGTGTCTCCGTGCTCTTCCTGTTGCTCGTGGTCAGCCTGTCGGTCGCCTACGCCCAGGTCGACGAGGTCTCCGGCGGCGACCCCTCGGCCCTGGGGCTCGTCTTCTTCGTCGCCACCGCGATCGGCGTGTTCGTCTCCATCGCGGCGATCCTCACCTGCTACAAGTCCGTCGCCGGCGAGCGCGAGAGCGGCAGCATGAAGCTGTTGCTCGCCCTGCCACACACCCGCCGTGACGTCGTGCTCGGGAAGGTGGCCGGCCGGACGGGCGTGCTCGCGGTCCCGATCGTCGCCGCGTTACTCGTGGGCGCCGGGCTCGGCACGGCGCTTCTGGGCGAGGTCGCCCCCCTCGCGACGGTGCTGTTCGGGCTCGTCGGCCTCCTGTTCGCGCTCACCTACGCCGCGCTGGTCGTCGGGATCTCCGCGACGACCGGCTCGACCGGCCGCGCGGCCGCGCTCGCGATCGGCTTCTTTCTCGTCTTCGAGCTGCTCTGGGACACCGTCGTCATCGCGCTCGTGTTCGTCGCCAACGGGTTCGTCTTCCCATCGGGTCCGGGCGCGCTGCCGGAGTGGACCTACCCGCTCGTCCAGCTCCCCCCGAGCAACGCCTTCGTGACGAGCCTCTCGGCGGTCATCCCAGACGCACCCGGCGCGGCGGCCGGCCCCGGCCCCGGTGCCGGTCAGGTCGAGGCGTTCTTCGGGACGCCCTGGCTCGGGCTCGCCGTGCTCCTGTTCTGGGTCGTCGTCCCCCTGGCGCTCGGTTACCGCCGCTTCGCCCGCGCGGACCTCTGA
- a CDS encoding ABC transporter ATP-binding protein, with protein sequence MSALTISGVTKTFGGVTALRDLDLTVHEGEVFGFLGPNGAGKSTAINVVLDYLTPDTGSVEVFGVDAQADPVAVRERVGVLPEGYSVLGELTGREHVAFAVESKGGSEDPADVLDLVGLAPVADRRAADYSKGMRQRLAFGMAIVGDPDLLVLDEPTTGLDPNGARFIRDTVSSLRDDGTAVFFSSHILDQVEAVADRVGILRGGELVAVDSIDGLRAAAGGGSRLEVTLDADPSPARLDAVRGLNGVSEATAAGTTVTVACENRAKAAVVDELRADGATVLGFETSETSLDELFARYT encoded by the coding sequence ATGTCAGCCCTGACGATCTCCGGCGTCACCAAGACCTTCGGTGGCGTCACCGCCCTCCGCGACCTCGACCTCACGGTACACGAGGGAGAGGTCTTCGGCTTTCTCGGCCCGAACGGCGCCGGGAAGTCGACCGCGATCAACGTCGTGCTTGACTACCTCACTCCCGACACCGGCTCCGTCGAGGTGTTCGGGGTCGACGCACAGGCCGACCCGGTCGCCGTCCGGGAGCGCGTCGGTGTTCTCCCCGAGGGGTACAGCGTCCTCGGCGAACTCACGGGCCGCGAGCACGTCGCGTTCGCCGTCGAGTCGAAAGGCGGCAGCGAGGACCCTGCAGACGTACTCGACCTCGTCGGGCTCGCACCCGTCGCCGACCGCCGGGCCGCCGACTACTCGAAGGGGATGCGCCAGCGGCTGGCCTTCGGGATGGCCATCGTCGGGGACCCCGACCTGCTCGTGCTCGACGAGCCGACGACCGGTCTCGACCCCAACGGCGCACGGTTCATCCGCGACACCGTCTCCAGCCTGCGCGACGACGGCACGGCCGTGTTCTTCTCCAGTCACATCCTCGACCAGGTTGAGGCCGTCGCCGACCGGGTGGGGATCCTCCGTGGCGGCGAACTCGTCGCCGTCGACTCCATCGACGGCCTCCGGGCCGCCGCCGGGGGTGGCTCCCGGCTGGAGGTCACGCTCGACGCCGACCCCTCCCCGGCCCGGCTCGACGCCGTCCGCGGCCTCAACGGCGTCTCGGAGGCCACCGCCGCGGGCACGACGGTCACGGTCGCCTGCGAGAATCGGGCGAAAGCCGCCGTCGTCGACGAGCTCCGGGCCGACGGCGCGACCGTGCTCGGCTTCGAGACCAGCGAGACCTCGCTGGACGAACTGTTCGCCCGCTACACATGA
- a CDS encoding ABC transporter permease, with protein sequence MRWPRIARKEFRDAARTRSLFVATALFAILGGATGYFGGATGGAARALPTAALGLLTFFVPVVALGFSYEAVVSPRERGSLQFLLGLPFNRWDVLLGTYAGRLAIVWVSVLAGFVALALAALLRGVVVSPAAAAGSLATAAALGLAFVAIGVGLSAAVRSTQAAAILAFGLFLLFFFFWWQVPGLVAYVFNGFAAPPEPPAWAPVFRSLNPVAAYGVLGNSLAADSVGAGLIGGAVDSPSLAAAVLAGWATLPPLAGYLRFRDDDL encoded by the coding sequence ATGAGGTGGCCACGCATCGCCCGGAAGGAATTCCGGGACGCAGCCCGCACCCGGTCGCTGTTCGTCGCCACCGCGCTGTTCGCTATCCTCGGTGGCGCCACCGGCTACTTCGGCGGCGCAACCGGGGGCGCCGCGCGAGCGCTCCCCACCGCCGCCCTCGGCCTGCTGACCTTCTTCGTCCCCGTGGTCGCGCTGGGGTTCAGCTACGAGGCCGTCGTCTCTCCACGCGAGCGAGGGAGCCTCCAGTTCCTGCTCGGGCTGCCCTTCAACCGCTGGGACGTTCTCCTCGGTACCTATGCCGGCCGGCTGGCCATCGTCTGGGTCTCCGTGCTCGCTGGCTTCGTCGCGCTCGCGCTGGCGGCGCTGCTCCGTGGTGTCGTCGTCTCGCCGGCTGCCGCCGCCGGCTCGCTCGCGACCGCCGCAGCGCTGGGGCTCGCATTCGTCGCCATCGGCGTCGGCCTCTCGGCGGCCGTCCGCTCGACACAGGCCGCCGCCATCCTCGCGTTCGGGCTCTTCTTGCTGTTTTTCTTTTTCTGGTGGCAGGTGCCCGGGCTGGTCGCGTACGTGTTCAACGGCTTCGCCGCTCCGCCGGAGCCGCCCGCGTGGGCACCGGTCTTCCGGTCGCTGAACCCCGTCGCGGCCTACGGCGTCCTCGGTAACTCGCTCGCCGCCGACAGCGTCGGCGCCGGGCTCATCGGCGGCGCCGTCGACTCGCCGTCGCTCGCCGCCGCCGTCCTCGCCGGCTGGGCAACGCTCCCGCCGCTTGCGGGCTACCTGCGGTTCCGGGACGACGACCTCTGA
- the ligA gene encoding NAD-dependent DNA ligase LigA — protein sequence MGRGEQRPGDNPYVEAPDTDFAPAAELNEEQAREQAELLREAIRYHDHRYYVEADPVIGDRTYDALFARLRELEEAFDLDREGSPTQRVGGEPVDELDTVEHVAPMLSVDQSGDAADVRAFDERVRGEVGEVEYFCEPKFDGLSVEVVYEDGRYERAATRGDGEVGDDVTAQVRTIPSVPERLRGDYPDRLAVRGEVYMPREAFQEYNRERVERGEDPFANPRNAAAGTLRQLDPTVVADRPLAVFFFSVLASTADFATSAGVYERLPAWGLRTTDRAELVSDVEAAIDYRDRLLAARDELDFEVDGVVLKVNDRAACERLGTTSRAPRWAFAYKFPARSGETTVRDIVVQVGRTGRLTPVALLDPVEVSGVEVSRASLHNPEEIRRLGVGVGDEVRVERAGDVIPDVVEVLDGGNGHFEFPETCPACGSPVEREGPLAFCTGGLACPAQLERAVEYYASREALDIEGLGEKAVEQLVDAGLVESLPDLYELTVGDLQELEGWGETSAENLVREIAATTEPALADFLTALGIPEVGDTTARALARAFGTFGAVREASEDQLRDVEDVGPTVAAEIRDFFDSERNAAVIDGLLEHVDPRPADTGDGEALAGETFVFTGALERFTRDDAQELVERHGGSATGSVSGNTDYLVVGEDPGRTKQEDAEAEGVPQLDEAAFLELLAERGVEVDG from the coding sequence ATGGGACGCGGCGAGCAGCGGCCGGGGGACAACCCCTACGTCGAGGCGCCGGACACCGACTTCGCGCCGGCCGCCGAACTGAACGAGGAGCAGGCCCGCGAGCAGGCGGAGTTGCTCCGGGAAGCTATCCGGTACCACGACCACCGCTACTACGTCGAGGCCGACCCGGTCATCGGCGACCGGACCTACGACGCCCTCTTCGCCCGCCTGCGGGAGCTGGAGGAGGCCTTCGACCTCGATCGAGAGGGAAGCCCAACCCAGCGGGTCGGCGGCGAGCCGGTCGACGAACTCGACACGGTGGAACACGTCGCGCCGATGCTGTCGGTCGACCAGAGCGGCGATGCCGCGGACGTCCGCGCCTTCGACGAGCGGGTCCGGGGGGAGGTGGGCGAGGTGGAGTACTTCTGTGAGCCCAAGTTCGACGGGCTCTCCGTCGAGGTGGTCTACGAGGACGGCCGCTACGAGCGGGCGGCAACCCGCGGGGACGGCGAGGTCGGCGACGACGTGACAGCACAGGTCCGGACGATCCCCTCGGTGCCCGAGCGGCTGCGCGGGGACTACCCCGACCGGCTCGCCGTCCGCGGGGAGGTCTACATGCCCCGCGAGGCCTTCCAAGAGTACAACCGCGAGCGCGTCGAGCGCGGCGAGGACCCCTTCGCCAACCCCAGAAACGCCGCCGCCGGGACGCTCCGGCAGCTCGACCCGACAGTCGTGGCCGACCGTCCGCTCGCGGTCTTCTTCTTCTCGGTGCTGGCGTCGACGGCCGACTTCGCCACCAGCGCCGGGGTCTACGAGCGCCTGCCGGCGTGGGGGCTGCGCACGACCGACCGCGCGGAGCTCGTCAGCGACGTGGAGGCGGCCATCGACTACCGCGACCGGCTGCTGGCGGCCCGCGACGAACTGGATTTCGAAGTCGACGGCGTCGTCCTCAAGGTCAACGACCGGGCGGCCTGCGAGCGGCTGGGGACGACCTCCCGGGCGCCGCGCTGGGCTTTCGCCTACAAGTTTCCCGCCCGCAGCGGCGAGACCACGGTGAGAGACATCGTCGTCCAGGTCGGCCGGACGGGCCGGCTTACCCCCGTCGCGCTGCTGGACCCGGTGGAGGTCAGCGGCGTCGAGGTCTCGCGGGCCAGCCTCCACAACCCCGAGGAGATACGCCGGCTGGGCGTCGGCGTCGGCGACGAGGTCCGCGTCGAGCGGGCCGGGGACGTCATCCCCGACGTGGTCGAGGTGCTCGACGGCGGGAACGGCCACTTCGAGTTTCCCGAGACCTGCCCGGCCTGTGGCTCGCCTGTCGAGCGCGAGGGGCCGCTGGCCTTCTGTACCGGCGGGCTGGCCTGTCCCGCACAGCTCGAGCGGGCGGTCGAGTACTACGCCAGCCGGGAGGCGCTGGACATCGAGGGGCTGGGCGAAAAGGCCGTCGAGCAGCTCGTCGACGCCGGACTGGTCGAGTCGCTGCCGGACCTCTACGAGCTGACCGTCGGGGACCTGCAGGAGCTGGAGGGGTGGGGCGAGACCAGCGCCGAAAACCTCGTCCGCGAGATAGCGGCGACGACCGAGCCCGCGCTCGCGGACTTCCTGACGGCACTGGGCATCCCGGAGGTGGGTGACACGACCGCGCGTGCGCTCGCACGAGCCTTCGGCACCTTCGGGGCCGTCAGGGAGGCGAGCGAGGACCAGTTACGGGACGTGGAGGACGTCGGCCCGACGGTCGCGGCCGAGATCCGGGACTTTTTCGACAGCGAGCGAAACGCCGCGGTCATCGACGGCCTGCTGGAGCACGTCGACCCACGGCCCGCCGACACCGGTGACGGGGAGGCACTCGCCGGGGAGACGTTCGTGTTCACGGGGGCGCTGGAGCGGTTCACCAGGGACGACGCCCAGGAGCTGGTGGAGCGCCACGGCGGGTCGGCGACGGGTAGCGTCTCGGGCAACACCGACTACCTCGTGGTCGGCGAGGATCCCGGCCGGACCAAGCAGGAGGACGCCGAGGCCGAAGGGGTCCCGCAGCTGGACGAGGCGGCGTTTCTGGAGCTGCTGGCCGAGCGCGGGGTCGAAGTGGACGGCTGA
- a CDS encoding enoyl-CoA hydratase/isomerase family protein has translation MTIVVGADLPAMAETIQTERHPGDDRIEVVRLDAPERSNVIDLRMLHELTEAVVAADRDDGVRGIVLGATGDAFCAGASLQELSDLEFEEGARWLTAYFDVLDILRDTGKPVVAGVEGTCVAGGNELASACDLIVAAESAEFGQPEVGVGSTAAGGGVQLLPLMVGEKRARDLLLTGRLLTAEEAKAIGLINRVVEDGSAEARAVELVETIIDDKSPQAYRTIKAVMKQWTNLGLTGQEMARDLTARVWASEEFRERADTFLAREAFEPRPFQGTRPRDPQAGGESED, from the coding sequence GTGACTATAGTCGTGGGCGCCGACCTGCCGGCCATGGCCGAGACGATCCAGACCGAGCGACACCCGGGGGACGACCGCATCGAGGTGGTCCGGCTGGACGCGCCCGAGCGCAGCAACGTCATCGACCTGCGGATGCTGCACGAACTGACCGAGGCCGTGGTCGCCGCCGACCGCGACGACGGCGTCCGGGGTATCGTGCTCGGGGCGACCGGCGACGCTTTCTGTGCCGGCGCCTCGCTCCAGGAGCTGTCCGACCTCGAGTTCGAGGAGGGCGCGCGCTGGCTGACGGCCTACTTCGACGTGCTGGACATCCTGCGCGACACGGGTAAACCGGTGGTCGCGGGCGTCGAGGGGACCTGCGTCGCGGGCGGGAACGAACTCGCCTCGGCGTGTGACCTCATCGTCGCCGCCGAGAGCGCCGAGTTCGGCCAGCCGGAGGTCGGTGTGGGTTCGACCGCCGCCGGCGGGGGCGTCCAGCTGCTCCCGCTGATGGTCGGCGAGAAGCGCGCCCGCGACCTCCTGTTGACCGGACGGCTGCTGACCGCCGAGGAGGCGAAGGCCATCGGGCTGATAAACCGCGTCGTCGAGGACGGCAGCGCGGAGGCCCGGGCAGTAGAACTGGTCGAGACCATCATCGACGACAAGAGCCCCCAGGCCTACCGGACGATCAAGGCCGTGATGAAGCAGTGGACGAACCTCGGGCTGACGGGCCAGGAGATGGCCCGCGACCTCACCGCCCGGGTCTGGGCCTCCGAGGAGTTCCGCGAGCGCGCCGACACCTTCCTCGCCCGGGAGGCGTTCGAGCCCCGCCCGTTCCAGGGGACGCGGCCGCGTGACCCGCAAGCGGGGGGCGAATCCGAGGACTGA
- a CDS encoding pyridoxal-phosphate-dependent aminotransferase family protein has protein sequence MTNQYRDDYPEKTLYLPGPTEVREDVIDAMAEPMFGHRMDRMTDLYTTIVEDTKEFLDTDQDVIVLTASGTEFWEATTLNLVDERMLVPTSGAFSERQANVAERLGKTVDRVEYEWGEAVKPDDIRDALESGEDYDAVGMVMNETSTGVRNPVEEVGDLLGDYPDTYFVVDAISCLGGDYVDVEGHNIDCIFTSTQKAFAMPPGLAVCTVSDAAYERELGKESASWYGGFQRNLDYYDRKGQTHSTPAIPLMLAYRKQMKHMLEEGHQARDQRHREMAEYTREWAREHFGLYPEEGYESQAVTCVENTRGIDVAGTVEAVSEEYDMVFSSGYGDISEESFRIGHMGEHTVESIRELTDAIEDVAGL, from the coding sequence GTGACCAACCAATACAGGGACGACTACCCCGAAAAGACGCTGTACCTTCCGGGTCCGACCGAGGTCCGCGAGGACGTCATCGACGCGATGGCCGAGCCGATGTTCGGCCACCGGATGGACCGGATGACCGACCTCTACACGACCATCGTGGAGGACACCAAGGAGTTTCTGGACACCGACCAGGACGTCATCGTGCTCACCGCCTCGGGCACCGAGTTCTGGGAGGCGACCACCCTCAACCTCGTCGACGAGCGGATGCTCGTCCCCACCAGCGGCGCGTTCAGCGAGCGCCAGGCGAACGTCGCCGAGCGCCTCGGCAAGACCGTCGACCGCGTCGAGTACGAGTGGGGCGAGGCTGTCAAGCCCGACGACATCCGGGACGCCCTGGAGTCCGGTGAGGACTACGACGCCGTCGGCATGGTGATGAACGAGACTTCCACCGGAGTCCGCAACCCCGTCGAGGAGGTCGGGGACCTGCTCGGCGACTACCCGGACACCTACTTCGTCGTCGACGCCATCTCCTGTCTCGGCGGCGACTACGTCGACGTCGAGGGCCACAACATCGACTGTATCTTCACCTCCACTCAGAAGGCCTTCGCGATGCCACCCGGCCTCGCCGTGTGTACGGTCAGCGACGCCGCCTACGAGCGCGAGCTGGGGAAGGAGTCCGCCTCCTGGTACGGCGGCTTCCAGCGGAATCTGGACTACTACGACCGGAAGGGCCAGACACACTCCACGCCCGCCATCCCGCTGATGCTCGCCTACCGAAAGCAGATGAAACACATGCTCGAGGAGGGCCACCAGGCACGGGACCAGCGCCACCGGGAGATGGCCGAGTACACCCGCGAGTGGGCCCGCGAGCACTTCGGCCTCTACCCCGAGGAGGGGTACGAGTCCCAGGCCGTGACCTGCGTCGAGAACACCCGCGGCATCGACGTGGCCGGGACCGTCGAGGCCGTCTCCGAGGAGTACGACATGGTCTTCTCCAGCGGGTACGGCGATATCAGCGAGGAGAGCTTCCGGATCGGCCACATGGGCGAACACACCGTCGAGAGTATCCGCGAACTCACCGACGCCATCGAGGACGTCGCCGGGCTGTAG
- a CDS encoding carbonic anhydrase → MTRNMDTLQELLERNARHVESLPEGHFADVQDGQEPTAVSVCCPDSRVSQEGMWDVEEPGWLFAPSTIGNQVWDRHGGERVVDGSVLYPIAYTGTRTAVVVGHTGCGAVTAALEAVRDEGSEGDGGDGGDDETPPGVAKWVDALVPVVEDGLADERVDSDREAGLVDQLVEYNVDRQVAFLCGSEEVPDDTDVYGFVYDFQRVYGDDPGRTYLVNADGETDAGALRERVPADFEEAVRRLL, encoded by the coding sequence CTGACCCGGAATATGGACACGCTACAGGAGTTGCTCGAGCGCAACGCCCGTCACGTCGAATCGCTGCCCGAGGGACACTTCGCGGACGTCCAGGACGGTCAGGAACCGACGGCCGTCTCGGTCTGCTGTCCGGACTCGCGGGTGTCCCAGGAGGGGATGTGGGACGTCGAGGAGCCGGGCTGGCTGTTCGCGCCGAGCACCATCGGCAACCAGGTCTGGGACCGCCACGGGGGCGAGCGGGTCGTCGACGGCTCCGTCCTGTACCCCATCGCCTACACGGGCACGCGGACGGCGGTCGTCGTCGGCCACACCGGCTGTGGCGCGGTGACGGCCGCGCTGGAGGCCGTCCGCGACGAGGGTAGCGAGGGAGACGGCGGCGACGGAGGGGACGACGAGACCCCGCCGGGCGTGGCGAAGTGGGTCGACGCGCTCGTCCCGGTCGTCGAGGACGGGCTGGCCGACGAGCGCGTCGACTCCGACCGGGAGGCGGGGCTGGTCGACCAGCTCGTCGAGTACAACGTCGACCGCCAGGTCGCCTTCCTTTGCGGGAGCGAGGAGGTTCCCGACGATACCGACGTCTACGGCTTCGTCTACGACTTCCAGCGGGTCTACGGCGACGACCCCGGCCGGACCTACCTGGTCAACGCCGACGGCGAGACCGACGCCGGCGCGCTGCGCGAGCGCGTCCCCGCCGACTTCGAGGAGGCGGTCCGGCGACTGCTGTAA
- a CDS encoding MFS transporter, translated as MAAERRDRALLAGVVFTVLFAQVALYPDIPALVSALGGTPASWGGNVDAVLSAGKWFLTAEFLGFVLFAGLWGAASDAAGRRRRFVVAGALLGAAGYLAVALVPGFGLPYATVLGLRFLQGAATIGAFSLAVTTLMDLPGGHGRNMGAAGIAIGAGTALGAPVGGQLYALGPFVPLYAASALLVVAASVAALVEERAPESSRGGVRAAVSVLRERPSLAVPFAFGFVDRLTAGFFALVGTVYFRSELGLDAAGTGLLLGAFFAPFALLQYPFGRLSDRVGRVVPVAVGSLFYGVAIVCVFLAPSVPLTAAVMVAVGVLGALVAPATMALVTDLAGDARGTAMGGFNVFGSLGFLAGVVGGATVAARAGFGAAFLAVGLSEVAIAVLALPALLRLGPDRVRAERA; from the coding sequence GTGGCCGCCGAACGTCGCGACCGCGCCCTGCTCGCTGGCGTCGTCTTCACCGTCCTGTTCGCGCAGGTGGCGCTGTATCCCGACATCCCAGCGCTCGTGAGCGCGCTGGGCGGGACGCCCGCCTCCTGGGGCGGAAACGTCGACGCCGTCCTCAGCGCCGGCAAGTGGTTCCTGACCGCCGAGTTCCTCGGCTTCGTCCTTTTCGCGGGTCTCTGGGGGGCCGCCAGCGACGCCGCCGGACGGCGCCGGCGCTTCGTCGTCGCCGGCGCCCTGCTCGGCGCCGCTGGCTATCTCGCTGTCGCGCTCGTCCCGGGGTTCGGGCTGCCGTACGCGACGGTGCTCGGCCTCCGGTTCCTGCAGGGGGCGGCGACCATCGGTGCCTTCTCGCTTGCGGTCACCACGCTGATGGACCTCCCCGGGGGTCACGGCCGGAACATGGGCGCCGCGGGCATCGCCATCGGCGCCGGCACCGCGCTGGGCGCGCCGGTCGGCGGCCAGCTGTACGCGCTGGGTCCGTTCGTCCCCCTCTACGCGGCGAGCGCCCTGCTTGTCGTCGCCGCGAGCGTGGCCGCGCTGGTCGAGGAGCGGGCACCCGAGAGCAGCCGGGGCGGCGTCCGCGCCGCCGTGAGCGTCCTCCGGGAGCGCCCCTCGCTGGCCGTCCCCTTCGCCTTCGGCTTCGTCGACCGCCTGACTGCCGGCTTTTTCGCCCTCGTGGGCACCGTCTACTTCCGCTCCGAGCTCGGCCTCGACGCCGCGGGGACCGGACTCCTGCTCGGTGCCTTCTTCGCTCCCTTCGCGTTGTTACAGTACCCCTTCGGCCGGCTGTCGGACCGGGTCGGCCGGGTCGTCCCGGTCGCGGTCGGCTCGCTGTTCTACGGCGTCGCCATCGTCTGTGTCTTCCTCGCGCCCTCCGTTCCGCTGACCGCGGCAGTGATGGTCGCCGTCGGCGTGCTCGGGGCGCTGGTGGCGCCGGCGACGATGGCGCTGGTGACCGACCTGGCCGGCGACGCCCGCGGGACGGCGATGGGCGGGTTCAACGTCTTCGGGAGTCTGGGCTTTCTCGCCGGGGTGGTCGGCGGGGCCACTGTCGCCGCGAGGGCGGGCTTCGGCGCGGCCTTCCTCGCCGTCGGCCTCTCGGAAGTCGCCATCGCCGTCCTCGCGCTTCCGGCGCTGCTCCGGCTCGGGCCCGACCGTGTGCGGGCCGAGCGGGCCTGA